A genome region from Musa acuminata AAA Group cultivar baxijiao chromosome BXJ3-5, Cavendish_Baxijiao_AAA, whole genome shotgun sequence includes the following:
- the LOC135639201 gene encoding uncharacterized protein LOC135639201 — MASESWLVERAREELQKLESLHPTRFKYLKLELKSLISQPHSYVVAVDEDSSRPPPTTSPAPTQVSSNRKRKTGRSDNDEDEQAEQRQKKQAQKPLSASGRRGGGGGCMKSESSGEMAMRRAEACLRRIQQLKHSLFC, encoded by the exons ATGGCGTCGGAGTCATGGTTGGTGGAGAGGGCGAGGGAGGAGCTTCAAAAACTGGAATCCCTGCATCCCACCCGATTCAAGTATCTCAAGCTCGAGCTCAAGTCCCTCATCTCCCAACCCCACTCCTACGTTGTTGCTGTTGACGAGGATAGCTCAAGGCCTCCGCCTACCACTTCTCCTGCTCCCACGCAAG TGTCGTCTAATCGGAAGAGGAAGACTGGGCGGAGTGACAATGATGAGGATGAGCAGGCGGAGCAGCGTCAGAAGAAGCAGGCGCAGAAGCCATTGTCGGCATCAGGACGAAGGGGCGGTGGCGGGGGCTGTATGAAGAGTGAGAGCAGCGGGGAAATGGCCATGAGACGCGCCGAGGCGTGCCTCAGGAGGATTCAACAGCTGAAGCACAGCTTGTTTTGTTAG
- the LOC103973283 gene encoding thioredoxin-like protein YLS8, which translates to MSYLLPHLHSGWAVDQAILAEEERLVVIRFGHDWDETCMQMDEVLASVAETIKNFAVIYLVDITEVPDFNTMYELYDPSTVMFFFRNKHIMIDLGTGNNNKINWALKDKQEFIDIVETIYRGARKGRGLVIAPKDYSTKYRY; encoded by the exons ATGTCGTACCTCCTGCCGCACCTCCATTCTGGGTGGGCCGTGGATCAGGCGATCCTGGCTGAGGAAGAGCGCCTCGTCGTCATCCGCTTCGGCCACGACTGGGACGAGACGTGCATGCAG ATGGATGAGGTGTTGGCATCTGTTGCGGAGACCATCAAGAATTTTGCTGTGATATACCTGGTTGACATCACTGAGGTGCCAGACTTCAATACCATGTATGAGCTGTATGATCCATCAACCGTGATGTTTTTCTTCAGGAACAAGCACATCATGATTGATCTTGGGACGGGAAACAATAATAAGATCAATTGGGCCCTCAAGGATAAGCAGGAGTTTATCGATATCGTGGAAACCATCTATAGGGGGGCAAGGAAAGGTCGTGGTCTGGTGATTGCTCCAAAGGACTACTCTACCAAGTATCGCTACTAG